Proteins co-encoded in one Acanthopagrus latus isolate v.2019 chromosome 10, fAcaLat1.1, whole genome shotgun sequence genomic window:
- the LOC119027513 gene encoding interleukin-13 receptor subunit alpha-1-like isoform X1, with protein MTPRGFPTALLYTAMIITLHCEADLCPPPTELSHEWLDKFTLRLFWKKPKDLPDNNNIKFLLKDHKEKDVTCVPGTDYTTFLLTEDMDSNWTYRVWTNCSQLASKENTPAEITIKPPRPRAKVVKDFKCFADTNKCSWIPVNSTLNLTLSYRMKGESEECIKSLQHCDQPYSLGERNGCDLNINTTDNICILVETEAGMSTFEPVLVVHPPKLNITENGDSLIVNLTTPKVGATIMTGCWQYDVCYKKCSNNETCQNTGSGGHTMTMPYDKRCLYEFKARVKTAKHCGDISSDWSKYVPYGSNKPPDRTLTVVAIVIPIILSICVILSCYCFKRHSAIICPTIPDPSTIFKEMMMNGPRELQNGGNLYKPVPERLEPCKVVLVPENCVLQQTS; from the exons ATGACTCCTCGGGGTTTTCCCACCGCGTTATTATACACTGCCATGATAATTACACTTCATTGTGAAGCAG ATCTGTGTCCTCCACCGACAGAGTTGTCACATGAGTGGCTCGACAAGTTTACTCTCAGGTTATTCTGGAAGAAGCCCAAAGATCTgccagacaacaacaacatcaaattCCTGCTGAAGGACCATAAGGAAAAAGATGTA ACATGCGTGCCAGGGACAGATTACACAACATTTCTTCTCACTGAAGACATGGATTCTAATTGGACGTACAGAGTTTGGACTAACTGTAGTCAGTTAGCTTCAAAAGAGAACACCCCTGCTGAAATAACCATTAAACCCCCTCGGCCTCGAG CTAAAGTGGTGAAGGACTTCAAATGTTTCGCAGACACCAACAAGTGCTCCTGGATCCCAGTAAATTCAACTCTAAACCTGACACTCTCATATAG GATGAAGGGAGAATCGGAGGAATGTATCAAAAGTTTACAGCATTGTGACCAGCCTTACAGCCTGGGAGAGAGGAATGGTTGTGACCTTAACATCAATACTACTGATAACATATGCATACTTGTGGAAACTGAAGCTGGAATGAGCACCTTCGAACCTGTACTTG TGGTTCATCCACCAAAGCTGAACATCACAGAAAATGGAGATTCTCTCATTGTGAACTTGACAACTCCAAAGGTCGGCGCAACCATCATGACTGGCTGCTGGCAATACGACGTTTGCTacaaaaaatgcagcaacaac GAGACATGCCAAAACACAGGCAGTGGTGGACATACCATGACGATGCCCTACGATAAACGCTGTCTTTATGAGTTCAAAGCCAGGGTCAAGACTGCTAAACATTGCGGAGATATATCCAGCGACTGGAGCAAATATGTACCTTACG GTAGTAATAAGCCTCCTGACAGGACACTGACTGTGGTTGCCATTGTCATCCCCATCATTCTGTCCATCTGCGTCATTCTGTCTTGCTATTGCTTCAAGAG GCACAGCGCCATTATTTGCCCCACCATACCAGATCCCTCTACAATATTTAAGGAAATGATGATGAACGGGCCGAGAGAACTTCAG aacGGAGGGAATCTGTACAAGCCGGTACCAGAACGCTTGGAACCCTGCAAAGTTGTTCTAGTGCCTGAAAACTGTGTCCTCCAGCAAACCTCCTGA
- the LOC119027513 gene encoding interleukin-13 receptor subunit alpha-1-like isoform X2, giving the protein MTPRGFPTALLYTAMIITLHCEADLCPPPTELSHEWLDKFTLRLFWKKPKDLPDNNNIKFLLKDHKEKDTCVPGTDYTTFLLTEDMDSNWTYRVWTNCSQLASKENTPAEITIKPPRPRAKVVKDFKCFADTNKCSWIPVNSTLNLTLSYRMKGESEECIKSLQHCDQPYSLGERNGCDLNINTTDNICILVETEAGMSTFEPVLVVHPPKLNITENGDSLIVNLTTPKVGATIMTGCWQYDVCYKKCSNNETCQNTGSGGHTMTMPYDKRCLYEFKARVKTAKHCGDISSDWSKYVPYGSNKPPDRTLTVVAIVIPIILSICVILSCYCFKRHSAIICPTIPDPSTIFKEMMMNGPRELQNGGNLYKPVPERLEPCKVVLVPENCVLQQTS; this is encoded by the exons ATGACTCCTCGGGGTTTTCCCACCGCGTTATTATACACTGCCATGATAATTACACTTCATTGTGAAGCAG ATCTGTGTCCTCCACCGACAGAGTTGTCACATGAGTGGCTCGACAAGTTTACTCTCAGGTTATTCTGGAAGAAGCCCAAAGATCTgccagacaacaacaacatcaaattCCTGCTGAAGGACCATAAGGAAAAAGAT ACATGCGTGCCAGGGACAGATTACACAACATTTCTTCTCACTGAAGACATGGATTCTAATTGGACGTACAGAGTTTGGACTAACTGTAGTCAGTTAGCTTCAAAAGAGAACACCCCTGCTGAAATAACCATTAAACCCCCTCGGCCTCGAG CTAAAGTGGTGAAGGACTTCAAATGTTTCGCAGACACCAACAAGTGCTCCTGGATCCCAGTAAATTCAACTCTAAACCTGACACTCTCATATAG GATGAAGGGAGAATCGGAGGAATGTATCAAAAGTTTACAGCATTGTGACCAGCCTTACAGCCTGGGAGAGAGGAATGGTTGTGACCTTAACATCAATACTACTGATAACATATGCATACTTGTGGAAACTGAAGCTGGAATGAGCACCTTCGAACCTGTACTTG TGGTTCATCCACCAAAGCTGAACATCACAGAAAATGGAGATTCTCTCATTGTGAACTTGACAACTCCAAAGGTCGGCGCAACCATCATGACTGGCTGCTGGCAATACGACGTTTGCTacaaaaaatgcagcaacaac GAGACATGCCAAAACACAGGCAGTGGTGGACATACCATGACGATGCCCTACGATAAACGCTGTCTTTATGAGTTCAAAGCCAGGGTCAAGACTGCTAAACATTGCGGAGATATATCCAGCGACTGGAGCAAATATGTACCTTACG GTAGTAATAAGCCTCCTGACAGGACACTGACTGTGGTTGCCATTGTCATCCCCATCATTCTGTCCATCTGCGTCATTCTGTCTTGCTATTGCTTCAAGAG GCACAGCGCCATTATTTGCCCCACCATACCAGATCCCTCTACAATATTTAAGGAAATGATGATGAACGGGCCGAGAGAACTTCAG aacGGAGGGAATCTGTACAAGCCGGTACCAGAACGCTTGGAACCCTGCAAAGTTGTTCTAGTGCCTGAAAACTGTGTCCTCCAGCAAACCTCCTGA